Proteins from a single region of Spirochaeta cellobiosiphila DSM 17781:
- a CDS encoding transposase — protein MDKYGTPEIFNTDQGAQYTSKEFTDLLKDNEIKISMDGKGRALDNVFVERLWRSVKQEDVYLKEYRDIRDAKRHLTKYFEYYNKRRRHQALDDEFPEDIYYGRVKLVAA, from the coding sequence ATTGATAAATATGGTACTCCTGAAATATTTAACACAGATCAGGGGGCTCAATATACAAGTAAAGAGTTTACAGATTTACTGAAAGATAATGAGATTAAAATTAGTATGGATGGTAAAGGACGAGCACTTGATAATGTTTTTGTTGAAAGGTTATGGAGATCTGTTAAACAGGAAGATGTATACCTAAAAGAATACAGAGATATTAGAGATGCCAAAAGACATCTAACTAAGTATTTTGAGTACTATAATAAAAGGAGAAGACATCAAGCTTTAGATGATGAATTCCCAGAAGATATTTATTATGGCAGAGTTAAACTAGTAGCTGCATAA
- a CDS encoding DDE-type integrase/transposase/recombinase — protein sequence MVSKDENLSLSKQCDLLNINRSRIYYTPRTKSNEDHTIMRLIDALYQENPCMGSRRLSKEISKSNGIKLGRLRARRLMREMCISAIYPKKNLSAPDSEHKIYPYLLRNLRIERPNQVWSTDITYIPLSGGFVYLTAVIDWYSRKVLTWNISNTMDVGFCNL from the coding sequence ATGGTATCTAAAGATGAAAATCTATCACTTTCAAAACAGTGTGATTTGCTAAATATTAATCGTTCAAGGATATATTATACTCCAAGAACAAAGTCCAACGAAGACCATACAATAATGCGACTTATTGATGCCCTATACCAAGAAAACCCATGTATGGGTAGTAGGCGACTGAGTAAAGAGATTTCTAAGTCCAATGGTATTAAACTGGGTAGGCTTAGAGCTCGTAGATTGATGAGAGAAATGTGTATAAGCGCGATATATCCTAAGAAAAACCTCTCAGCACCTGATTCCGAGCATAAAATCTATCCATATTTACTTAGGAATTTAAGGATAGAAAGACCTAACCAAGTATGGTCTACAGATATTACATATATTCCTCTTTCTGGTGGATTTGTATATCTTACAGCAGTTATAGATTGGTATAGTCGAAAGGTCTTAACCTGGAACATATCAAATACAATGGATGTTGGCTTTTGTAATCTATAG
- a CDS encoding transposase: protein MGRRKKYDNAFKLKVALEAIKEEITVSEIASNYEIHPQQVRQWKREFLVNAESVFQKDNVDKKKVEELETEKEDLQNLIGQQTIQINFLKKNLKKLNID, encoded by the coding sequence ATGGGCAGAAGAAAGAAGTATGATAATGCGTTTAAGTTAAAGGTAGCTTTAGAAGCTATTAAAGAAGAAATTACAGTCAGTGAAATAGCTAGTAATTATGAAATCCATCCCCAGCAAGTACGGCAATGGAAGCGAGAGTTTTTAGTAAATGCAGAATCTGTATTTCAAAAAGATAACGTCGATAAGAAGAAAGTTGAAGAGCTTGAAACTGAAAAAGAAGATCTTCAAAATTTAATAGGACAACAGACTATTCAAATCAATTTCTTAAAAAAAAACTTGAAAAAGTTGAACATCGATTGA
- a CDS encoding tyrosine-type recombinase/integrase encodes MNAIYGGGLRLKEYFNLRIKDLDFEKKIVTVRKGKGGKDRLTLLPSGVIDRSRVRYTIRPRVF; translated from the coding sequence TTGAATGCAATATATGGAGGAGGTTTACGATTAAAAGAATACTTTAATCTACGTATAAAAGATTTGGATTTTGAGAAAAAAATAGTAACAGTGAGAAAAGGGAAGGGGGGCAAAGATCGCTTAACCCTATTGCCCTCAGGAGTAATCGATCGAAGCAGGGTACGATATACGATCCGTCCAAGAGTTTTCTAG